From the Yoonia rosea genome, the window CGGGTGTTTCGGCCGGGACACGCCCGTAGGCGTGGGGCAGCGAGCAGGTCTTCAGATGCGGCATGACGCGGGCGCCGAAGTGTTCGGCCTCGTCGATATGCGGGTAGCCCGAGAAGATGAAAGCACGGATGCCCATCTTTTGATAGGCTTCGATTTTGGACATGACCTGATCGGTCGAGCCGACAAGGGCCGCACCACAGCCCGAGCGCGCGCGCCCGATGCCTGTCCAGAGACCGGGTTCTGTATAGCCGAATTTATCGGCCAGTTCGCGGGCGCGGGATTGATGCGCCACCCCCAGAGAGATGCTGTCATGGGCGCGGTCGCGGATCAGTTGGCCGTATTCGTCGTCCAGCTTGGAGGCGATGTAGTCGGCGTATTCCTTTGCTTCGGCTTCGGTATCGCGCACGATCATGTGGACGCGCAGGCCGTAATCCAGTGTCCGGTTGTGGGCGGCGGCGCGGGCGTGCACATCCTTCATGCGTTGTTCCAGCATGTCGGTCGTTTCGGGCCACATCAGATAGACATCGCATTGCGCGCCGCAAAGTTCGAGCGCATCGGGCGAGTAGCCACCGAAGTACAGCAGTGGGCCGCCGTTTTGTTGGTAAGGGCGGGCAGGGTCGGTGGTGAGTTTGGAGATCTGGTAGATGTCGCCGTCATAGCTGACCTCATCCTGCGTCCAGCACTGGCGCAGGATTTCAACAACCTCATGGCTGCGTTTATAGCGGTAGCTGCTTTCGGCCACTTCGCCGGGGAAATCGCTGCTGATCACATTCAGCGTCAGCCGGCCCTTGAGCATATGATCCAGCGTGGCGATGGTGCGCGCCAGCATGATCGGCTGGACTTCACCGCAGCGGATGGCGGCGAGGAAATTGATCTTTTCGGTGAGTGGGGCCATGCCTGCCACGAAAGACAGCGTGTCTTGACCGACCTGATAGGACGAGGGGGCGAGGATGTTGCGGAACCCTTGTTTTTCAGCCGTGAGTGCGATGTCGCGGCAATGCTCCCAAGACGAGCGCAGGTCGCCATCAGGAACACCAAGGAACTGGTAATCATCCGAACAGAGCGCGGAAAACCATGACACTTCCGCAGCATCCAGATCAGGGCTGGTGATGGGCACGATTGTCATTGATTCTCCTCCCCAGAAGATCGTGTTTCCACTTGCCTAGCACGCAAATATCTGTGCAACAATAGTGTATCAATTTTCATGCGTCGGCTCGGGGAGGTGCCGCCATGGCGACAACCTCTGCACTGCCGAAGTTCATTCAACTGAGTGAAATGCTGATCCGCGAGATTGCTGCGGGGCATCTGGCGGATGGTGCGCGATTGCCACCCGAGCGCGAGATGGCGGATGAATTGGGTGTGGCCGTGGGGACGTTGCGCAAGGCGCTTGCGGATGTCGAGGCCAAGGGATTGCTGGACCGCGTGCAGGGGTCAGGCAACTATGTGCGCCACCGCCCTGCGGTGAATTCGGTCTATGCGTTTTTCCGGCTCGAACTGCTCAAGGGGGGTGGTTTGCCGACCGCACAGGTGCTGTCTGTGGATCGCTTGGCCAAGCCTGCCGGCTTTGCGCGCTTGGGTGGTGATCCGCAGGGTCACCGGATCAGGCGTTTGCGGTCGCTGGATGGCGTGTTGGTCGCGCTCGAGGAGATCTGGCTGGATGGGGCGGCGCGTGACCGGATCGCTGTGTCGGATCTGTCAGACTCGCTCTATCACTTCTACCGCCATGAACTGGGTGTGGTGATTGCATCGGTCGAAGACCGGATCGGCGTGGATGTGGTGCCCGATTGGGCGCCAGCCGCTTTTCATCTGCGCCCCGGCGCACCGGTGGGCTATATCGAGCGGGTCAGCCTGACCGCCGCCAAAGACCCCGCCGAATTTTCGCGCACTTGGTATGACGCCAAGCGCGCCAACTACATCTCTCGTATGGGCAAAGGTTAAGCAACGTGGATACGGTAAACTACGGCCTGATTGGC encodes:
- a CDS encoding LLM class flavin-dependent oxidoreductase, whose amino-acid sequence is MTIVPITSPDLDAAEVSWFSALCSDDYQFLGVPDGDLRSSWEHCRDIALTAEKQGFRNILAPSSYQVGQDTLSFVAGMAPLTEKINFLAAIRCGEVQPIMLARTIATLDHMLKGRLTLNVISSDFPGEVAESSYRYKRSHEVVEILRQCWTQDEVSYDGDIYQISKLTTDPARPYQQNGGPLLYFGGYSPDALELCGAQCDVYLMWPETTDMLEQRMKDVHARAAAHNRTLDYGLRVHMIVRDTEAEAKEYADYIASKLDDEYGQLIRDRAHDSISLGVAHQSRARELADKFGYTEPGLWTGIGRARSGCGAALVGSTDQVMSKIEAYQKMGIRAFIFSGYPHIDEAEHFGARVMPHLKTCSLPHAYGRVPAETPATPLGTGPRR
- a CDS encoding GntR family transcriptional regulator — translated: MATTSALPKFIQLSEMLIREIAAGHLADGARLPPEREMADELGVAVGTLRKALADVEAKGLLDRVQGSGNYVRHRPAVNSVYAFFRLELLKGGGLPTAQVLSVDRLAKPAGFARLGGDPQGHRIRRLRSLDGVLVALEEIWLDGAARDRIAVSDLSDSLYHFYRHELGVVIASVEDRIGVDVVPDWAPAAFHLRPGAPVGYIERVSLTAAKDPAEFSRTWYDAKRANYISRMGKG